The Rubrobacter aplysinae genomic interval GCTCACGCGCTCCACGGGGGCGTCGAGGTGATCGAACGCCTGCTCCTGGATAATGGCGGCCACCTCGCTGGCAACCCCGAACCACTTCCACTGCTCCTGCACCACGACGGCCCGGTGGGTCTTCTGGACCGACTCCACGATGGTCTTCTCGTCGAACGGCCTCAGGCTCCGCAGGTCTATGACCTCCGCCTGTATACCCTCGTCCGCCAATGTATCGGCGACGCGTAACAGCAAGTTCACCTGCCGCCCGTAGGAGATCAGCGTCACGTCCGATCCCTCGCGGGCTATGCGCGCCTGCCCGAAGGGGACGGCGTTATCTCCGTCCTCGACCTCGCCCTTGGTGCCGTAGAGCGCGCCGGCTTCGAGGAAGATGATGGGGTTCGGATCCCGGATGGCGGTCAGCATCATGCCCTTGGCGTCGTTCGGGGTTACCGGGGCCACGACCTTCAGACCCGGGAAGTGGCCGTAGAAGCTCTCCAGGGAGTGGGTGTGCTGGGCGGAGAGCTGCACGCCGCCTCCGTTGGGGCCGCGAATGACCATCGGCACCTGTACCTGACCGCCGGAGAAGTACCTTAGCTTCGCGGCGTTCTGGATGATCTGGTCCGCCGCCAGAAACGAGAAGTTCCAGGTCATCATCTCCACGACAGGCTTCAGGCCCATCATCGCCATGCCGATAGCCGCCCCGGTAAAGCCGCCCTCGGATATAGGAGTATCCATTACGCGCTTGGGGCCGAAGGTGTCTATGAGGCCGTCGGTTATGAGGTGAGTGCCGCCGTAGACGCCGATGTCCTCGCCCATGAGCAGGACGTCCTCGTCGCGCTCCATCTCCTCGGACATCCCGGCCCGCAGGGCTTCACGATAAGTCCTTGTTTCGCTGCTCTCAGCCAACCTACTCCTCCCCCATGTACTCGTCGGCTCCGGCGTAGACGTCGGTGTAGAGCTCGCTTATGTCCGGCTCCTCGCTCTCGTCGGCAAACTTTACGGCCTCGTTCACCGTCTCGCGGGCCTCGTTCTGGTACTCCTCCAGATCGCCCTCGGTAACGGCCTCTCTATCCAGCAGCTTCTTCTCCAGAAGCCCTATCGGATCGCGCTCGCGCCACTGCTCGACCTCTTCCTTCGTGCGGTACTTCTCGAAGAAGTCGCCCGCGCCGTGGGGGGCGGTGCGGTAGGTTATGACGTCCACGGCGTGGGGCTGTCCGGTCTCGCGCACCTTCTGCGTGACCCTCTCGGCGCACTCCAGCACGGCCTCGAGGTCCATGCCGTCGACCTTCTCGTTCTCGATGCCGTAGGCGTCGAACTTCGCGGCGAGGTCGGTCATCGCCGTGGACCGCTCCACCGAGGTGCCCATGCCGTACTGGTTGTTCTCCAGAATGAACAGGCACGGGTTCCAGCCTTCCTTGCCCCACAGCCCGGAGAGGTTGGCGGCCTCGTGGAAGGCGGCGTTGTGCATGGAGCCGTCCCCGAGGTAGAGCTGCACCATCGAGTCTTCATCAGACTCCTCGGAACCTTCGTGGTAGCGCATGGCGTAGGCCATCCCCACCCCGAGCGGTATGTGCCCGGCGACGATGCCGTAGCCGCCCATCAGGCCCCGCTCGACGTCGAACAGGTGCATCGAGCCGCCCTTGCCCTTGACCATCCCGGTGCCCTTGCCGTACAGCTCGGCCATGACCTCCTTGGGGTCCGCGCCGAGCAGGAGGGCGTGGGCGTGGTCCCGGTAGGCGGTTATGACCTTGTCCCCGTCCTGCTTGTGGTCGATGAAGCCTGTCGCCACCGCCTCCTGGCCGATGTAGACGTGTAGATAGCCCCCGACCTTACCCTGCCGGAAGCCCTTCTGAGTCGCCTCCTCGAAGGTGCGGATCTCGACCATCTTGCGATACAACTCGACGAGACGCTCGCCGTTCGTGGCTACGGAACCACTCTCGGCCTGCTTTTTACCCTCTGACATAAAGAGTCCCCTTCCCTGGAGGTCACACCCGGCAGCTTACCCTATACCTTTGTCTGTTGTACGTTCCACGAAGCAGTATATACTTTTCCTATATCTGGAATCAAACTTTTCTATACCCCGGTCTCATTCCGCTTTTTGCAGTCTTATAAGGTGCTCGCGGGCGGCTTTGAAGGCGCGGGCGCGGTGGGAGTCGGCGTGCTTGGCGTCGCCCATCTCGGCGTAGGTGCGAGCGTCTCCCTCCGGGATGAAGATGGCGTCCCACCCGA includes:
- a CDS encoding alpha-ketoacid dehydrogenase subunit beta, coding for MAESSETRTYREALRAGMSEEMERDEDVLLMGEDIGVYGGTHLITDGLIDTFGPKRVMDTPISEGGFTGAAIGMAMMGLKPVVEMMTWNFSFLAADQIIQNAAKLRYFSGGQVQVPMVIRGPNGGGVQLSAQHTHSLESFYGHFPGLKVVAPVTPNDAKGMMLTAIRDPNPIIFLEAGALYGTKGEVEDGDNAVPFGQARIAREGSDVTLISYGRQVNLLLRVADTLADEGIQAEVIDLRSLRPFDEKTIVESVQKTHRAVVVQEQWKWFGVASEVAAIIQEQAFDHLDAPVERVSGAEVPAPYARNLEIEAFPGEEQVASAAKRVLYQEVV
- a CDS encoding thiamine pyrophosphate-dependent enzyme, coding for MSEGKKQAESGSVATNGERLVELYRKMVEIRTFEEATQKGFRQGKVGGYLHVYIGQEAVATGFIDHKQDGDKVITAYRDHAHALLLGADPKEVMAELYGKGTGMVKGKGGSMHLFDVERGLMGGYGIVAGHIPLGVGMAYAMRYHEGSEESDEDSMVQLYLGDGSMHNAAFHEAANLSGLWGKEGWNPCLFILENNQYGMGTSVERSTAMTDLAAKFDAYGIENEKVDGMDLEAVLECAERVTQKVRETGQPHAVDVITYRTAPHGAGDFFEKYRTKEEVEQWRERDPIGLLEKKLLDREAVTEGDLEEYQNEARETVNEAVKFADESEEPDISELYTDVYAGADEYMGEE